A single region of the Drosophila takahashii strain IR98-3 E-12201 chromosome 2R, DtakHiC1v2, whole genome shotgun sequence genome encodes:
- the Cpr47Eb gene encoding endocuticle structural glycoprotein SgAbd-2: protein MFKIALCLLALASGSLAASIGQVDSTTEKREIIPVLKFETDKQPDGSFHFMYEGGDQSFRQEQGVVENAGTEDEALEVSGSYRYVDADGNTVEVHYTAGKNGFVPIGTIIPKEITELAKSAADLPKYSEEEELKYRKARSQELEKKSVAVEKEIAAAVEKKVEEEAVVAKASEVVEKTEPLTAESQVVPVQVVLDAVPEAEVKTAEKVEKVETAKTA, encoded by the coding sequence ATGTTCAAGATTGCCCTCTGTTTGTTGGCCCTGGCCAGTGGCTCTCTGGCCGCCAGTATTGGCCAGGTTGACAGCACCACCGAGAAGAGGGAGATTATTCCCGTGCTGAAGTTCGAGACGGACAAGCAGCCCGATGGCTCCTTCCACTTCATGTACGAGGGCGGTGACCAGTCCTTCCGCCAGGAGCAGGGCGTCGTCGAGAATGCCGGCACCGAGGATGAGGCCCTGGAGGTTTCTGGATCCTACAGATACGTCGATGCCGATGGCAACACCGTGGAGGTTCACTACACTGCCGGCAAGAACGGTTTTGTGCCCATTGGCACGATCATCCCCAAGGAAATCACCGAGTTGGCCAAGTCTGCTGCCGATCTGCCCAAGTattccgaggaggaggagctgaagTACCGCAAGGCCCGTTCCCAGGAACTGGAGAAGAAGTCAGTTGCTGTGGAGAAGGAAATCGCTGCTGCGGTCGAGAAgaaggtggaggaggaggctgtGGTGGCCAAGGCATCCGAGGTGGTGGAGAAAACCGAGCCCCTGACCGCCGAATCCCAGGTGGTGCCCGTCCAGGTGGTGCTCGATGCCGTGCCAGAAGCCGAGGTCAAGACCGCCGAGAAGGTCGAAAAGGTGGAGACCGCCAAGACTGCCTAA
- the Cpr47Ea gene encoding cuticle protein CP14.6: MTLTHASFAAVVLALCCLSFIQAQPQRGLPPQRGNSFDANAVILKQNFDLNPDGSYQYNYETSNGIRADEAGYLKNPGSQIEAQVMQGSYSYTGPDGVVYTITYIADENGYRAEGAHIPTPPPVRAAAAPGRFFK, from the exons ATGACGCTCACCCACGCCTCCTTCGCAGCCGTCGTTTTGGCCCTCTGCTGCCTCAGTTTCATTCAGGCCCAGCCACAACGTGGACTTCCCCCGCAGCGGGGCAACTCCTTCGACGCGAATGCAGTGATACTCAAGCAGAACTTTGACCTCAATCCCGACGGCTCCTATCAGTACAA CTACGAGACAAGCAATGGAATCCGAGCGGATGAGGCTGGCTATTTGAAGAACCCGGGCAGCCAGATTGAGGCTCAG GTAATGCAGGGATCTTACTCGTACACCGGACCCGATGGCGTGGTCTACACCATCACCTACATTGCTGATGAGAATGGATACCGCGCCGAAGGTGCCCATATACCCACTCCCCCGCCAGTTCgcgccgccgccgcccccGGAAGATTCTTCAAGTAA
- the Or47a gene encoding odorant receptor 47a, translating to MDSFLQVQKSTIALLGFDLFSEDREMWKRPYRAINVFGIAAIFPFILAFVIHNFKHVLLLADAMVALLITILGLFKFSMILYLRRDFKRLIDKFRLLMADEAGQGEEYAEILNAANKQDQRMCTLFRTCFFLAWLLNSVLPFVRMGLTYWLAGHAEPELPFPCLFPWDIHIIRNYALSFTWSAFASTGVVLPAVSLDTIFCSFTSNLCAFFKIAQYKVVRFKGGNLKESQATLNKVFALYQTSLDMCNDLNLCYQPIICAQFFISSLQLCMLGYLFSITFAQTEGVYYASFIATIIIQAYIYCYCGENLKTDSAGFEWAIYDSPWHESLGAGGASTSICRSLLISMMRAHRGFRITGYFFEANMEAFSSIVRTAMSYITMLRSFS from the exons ATGGATAGTTTCCTGCAAGTTCAGAAGAGCACCATCGCCCTGCTTGGGTTCGATCTCTTCAGCGAGGACCGGGAAATGTGGAAGCGTCCCTATAGAGCAATTAATGTATTTGGCATAGCCGCCATTTTTCCCTTCATCCTGGCATTTGTGATTCATAATTTCAAGCATGTTTTGCTGCTGGCGGATGCCATGGTGGCTCTATTGATTACCATCCTGGGACTTTTTAAGTTCAGCATGATATTGTACTTGCGTCGGGATTTCAAGCGGCTTATTGATAAATTTCGCTTGCTAATGGCAGATG AGGCTGGTCAGGGCGAGGAGTATGCCGAGATCCTCAATGCAGCGAATAAGCAGGATCAACGTATGTGCACCCTGTTCAGGACCTGTTTTTTTCTCGCCTGGTTACTGAACAGTGTGTTGCCATTTGTGCGAATGGGGCTCACTTATTGGCTAGCAGGTCATGCTGAACCAGAACTGCCGTTTCCCTGTCT CTTTCCCTGGGACATTCACATCATCCGAAATTATGCTCTCAGCTTTACATGGAGTGCTTTCGCTTCGACGGGTGTGGTATTACCTGCTGTTAGTTTGGACACCATCTTCTGTTCTTTCACCAGCAATTTGTGTGCCTTCTTCAAGATCGCCCAGTACAAAGTTGTGCGTTTTAAGGGGGGAAATCTTAAGGAATCACAGGCCACGCTGAACAAGGTCTTCGCCTTATATCAGACCAGTTTGGATATGTGCAACGATCTGAATCTCTGCTACCAACCCATCATCTGTGCCCAGTTCTTCATCTCCTCCCTGCAACTCTGCATGTTGGGCTATCTATTTTCTATTACTTTCGCCCAAACAGAGGGCGTGTACTACGCCTCCTTTATAGCCACCATTATTATTCAGGCCTATATCTACTGCTATTGTGGTGAGAATCTGAAGACCGATAGCGCCGGTTTCGAGTGGGCCATTTACGACAGTCCCTGGCACGAGAGTTTGGGAGCCGGTGGAGCCTCCACTTCGATTTGCCGATCATTGCTGATCAGCATGATGCGGGCACATCGCGGTTTTCGAATTACTGGATACTTTTTCGAGGCAAACATGGAGGCCTTCTCATCG ATTGTTCGCACGGCGATGTCCTACATAACAATGCTGAGATCCTTCTCGTAA
- the LOC108058775 gene encoding neuropeptide-like protein 32, with protein MRLTLLALIGVLCLAYAYALDDAANNDQVIGLLDVADQGANHANEGEREARQWGYGGWGRGGYGGGWGGHRGGWGGGGWGGHRGGWGGGGWGGRRGGWYGR; from the coding sequence ATGCGTCTAACACTCCTGGCCCTCATCGGTGTCCTGTGCCTGGCCTACGCCTACGCCCTGGATGATGCCGCCAACAACGATCAGGTGATCGGACTCCTGGACGTCGCCGACCAGGGAGCCAACCATGCCAACGAAGGAGAGCGAGAGGCCCGCCAATGGGGATACGGCGGCTGGGGACGAGGAGGATATGGCGGCGGCTGGGGAGGACACCGCGGTGGATGGGGCGGCGGTGGATGGGGTGGACATCGCGGTGGATGGGGTGGCGGTGGTTGGGGAGGACGTCGTGGTGGCTGGTACGGCCGATAG
- the LOC108058774 gene encoding uncharacterized protein produces MRLILLSIVGLLCLAYAFALNDNGANLEDLLGVAHHGENHAEGGERIARGHGGGGYGGHYGGHGNYGGGHGHYGGGGGHGHHGGHYGR; encoded by the coding sequence ATGCGTCTGATCCTGCTGTCCATCGTTGGCCTCTTGTGCCTGGCCTACGCCTTCGCCCTGAACGACAATGGAGCCAATCTGGAGGATCTGCTGGGCGTGGCCCATCACGGAGAAAACCATGCCGAAGGAGGAGAGAGGATTGCCCGCGGACATGGCGGCGGAGGTTACGGCGGACATTACGGTGGTCACGGAAACTACGGCGGTGGACACGGTCATTATGGAGGTGGTGGCGGACATGGACATCACGGTGGACACTATGGTCGTTAG
- the LOC108058753 gene encoding uncharacterized protein, with amino-acid sequence MLNIKLLVNMQLIFFVAFVVLLGGVFAHPMKEDPAAAATLDDLADLGGQEAKGGERPARWLSGGWGGGWNTGWGGGWNDGWNGGWNGGWNGGWNKGWSVSYRPWSNSYSSYWW; translated from the exons ATGTTAAATATAAAGCTGTTGG TCAATATGCagctaatattttttgtggcttttgtgGTTCTTTTGGGAGGGGTTTTTGCCCATCCTATGAAGGAggatcctgctgctgctgccacccTAGATGATTTGGCTGATTTGGGTGGTCAGGAAGCGAAAGGAGGCGAAAGACCAGCTCGCTGGCTGTCTGGCGGATGGGGAGGAGGCTGGAATACAGGATGGGGTGGAGGCTGGAATGACGGATGGAATGGAGGTTGGAACGGCGGATGGAATGGAGGGTGGAACAAAGGATGGAGTGTTTCTTATCGACCCTGGAGCAACAGCTATAGTAGCTACTGGTGGTAG
- the LOC108058778 gene encoding pupal cuticle protein Edg-91, producing MFLPARLALLSLLFLTVSGQKNQKTRNDRPQGRTLGLLTPLLLGGGGPLFDVPLAAGPPIRPGGGSSGGGGGTQSDPQDSYYGGGGYPGYGYRPNYGYGYPSYNYGYPGYGYGYGYGQNYYRPNYYRPNYYNYGYQRPQPYYGYRPNYSSIGSAASVGYPSNGGGGYGSTASISSSPSYNPATSGVGVGAGAGAGALTGAGSSQLSTAQQAQLAGILGQALGSSLRPLLANGGGAAGAAGAGANPQALSGLLGLLG from the coding sequence ATGTTTCTACCCGCGCGTCTGGCTCTTTTGAGCCTTCTTTTTTTAACGGTCTCTGGGCAGAAAAACCAGAAAACCAGGAATGATCGTCCACAGGGCAGGACTCTGGGTCTACTGACGCCTCTTCTATTGGGCGGTGGAGGACCCCTCTTCGATGTTCCCCTGGCGGCAGGACCACCCATCAGACCTGGTGGAGGATCATCTGGCGGCGGTGGAGGAACCCAATCGGATCCCCAGGATTCCTACTACGGCGGTGGTGGTTATCCTGGTTATGGATACAGACCAAATTATGGATATGGGTATCCCAGCTATAACTATGGATATCCGGGTTATGGTTATGGTTATGGTTATGGCCAGAATTACTACAGACCCAACTATTATAGACCCAACTACTACAACTATGGATACCAGAGACCGCAGCCGTATTATGGATATAGACCGAACTACAGCTCCATTGGATCAGCAGCCTCAGTTGGTTATCCCTCAAATGGAGGAGGAGGCTATGGTAGCACCGCTAGCATCTCAAGCTCTCCCTCCTACAATCCCGCGACATCGGGAGTGGGAGTTGGAGCTGGAGCTGGAGCAGGAGCTCTAACTGGTGCTGGTAGCTCCCAGCTTTCGACCGCCCAGCAAGCCCAGTTAGCCGGTATTTTGGGCCAGGCCCTCGGCAGTAGCCTACGCCCCCTGCTGGCGAATGGGGGCGGGGCAGCTGGCGCAGCAGGTGCCGGAGCAAATCCGCAAGCCCTAAGCGGTCTACTCGGTTTGCTCGGCTAA
- the Listericin gene encoding glycine, alanine and asparagine-rich protein: MKQYVVFALVFVTILVLISGHPLEDQKITLEDAEAQPGIDDGTGIRAARHFGGGFGRGGGGFCCGGGGGGYRRGGFGGGGYPGGGYGGFGGGGSASASASASASSSWGRK, from the coding sequence ATGAAACAATACGTGGTGTTTGCGCTCGTCTTCGTGACAATTCTCGTCCTGATCAGCGGACATCCGCTGGAGGATCAAAAGATTACCCTGGAGGATGCTGAGGCCCAGCCGGGAATCGATGATGGCACTGGAATCAGGGCTGCCCGTCACTTTGGCGGCGGATTCGGACGCGGTGGTGGTGGCTTCTGctgcggcggaggaggcggtggctaCCGACGAGGAGGATTCGGCGGTGGTGGCTATCCAGGCGGTGGCTACGGTGGCTTTGGAGGAGGCGGTAGTGCCTCTGCCTCGGCGTCAGCTTCAGCCAGTTCCAGTTGGGGACGTAAATAA